In the Cryptomeria japonica unplaced genomic scaffold, Sugi_1.0 HiC_scaffold_84, whole genome shotgun sequence genome, one interval contains:
- the LOC131058064 gene encoding putative germin-like protein 2-2 yields the protein MAGDPDPLQDFCVADEESNVLVNGFVCKDPMQVSANDFFFRGLGQAGNTDNDVGSNVTMANVKQIPGLNTFGISLVRIDYAVGGINPPHTHPRATEVLVLLEGQLLVGFIDTSNKFFSKTLEKGDVFVFPKALVHFQQNVGHENAVAIAGLSSQFPGVQTIANSLFAANPPLPDSVLSKAFRITQELVNYIQKKFAY from the exons ATGGCAGGGGATCCGGATCCCTTGCAAGATTTCTGCGTTGCAGATGAGGAAAGCAACG TTTTGGTGAACGGGTTCGTTTGCAAAGACCCAATGCAAGTTTCAGCAAACGATTTCTTCTTCCGGGGACTTGGGCAGGCAGGGAACACCGACAATGATGTGGGCTCCAACGTAACGATGGCGAACGTTAAACAGATACCAGGCCTCAATACGTTTGGAATATCGTTGGTCCGCATCGACTACGCAgtgggtggaataaatcctcctcacacacacccaagagccaccgaagttcttgttttactggaaggccagcttcttgtgggtttcattgacacCAGCAACAAATTTTTCAGCAAAACTttggagaagggagatgtgtttgtgtttccaaaggcacttgttcatttccagcagaatgtggggCATGAAAATGCAGTGGCCATAGCTGGATTGAGCAGCCAGTTTCCCGGAGTTCAGACAATCGCCAATTCTCTGTTTGCGGCGAATCCCCCTCTCCCCGATTCCGTTTTGAGCAAGGCCTTCCGCATCACCCAGGAACTGGTgaattacattcaaaagaaattcgcatactaa